One Microbacterium sp. W4I20 DNA window includes the following coding sequences:
- a CDS encoding helicase-associated domain-containing protein: MSTHARPLADWLAAASDDELLHLLTTRGVRPEVAWQDLFDAAEALLDPVSLGRVLPLLTASEATALLRAAAGEDPGPEREPLIALALLRPDGTPYAPVAAVIAGRTVSDPPAAAAATPATESASAHAAERAFTTVAVLADLLLVARETPFALLTGGSISAGEKRQLTEAGIPAEIVDPLVAIAVHAGLAVAVERRLRATTAAEPWLRSSVADRWAILATSFRDSLPRGVRSADGGWIPAEEWPSAHPWDPSWPDRSRMLREAARLLGLITEDGTEPAWAVALRRGEPADPTALVQLLPAEVDRIFLQNDLTAIAPGPLEPAADVRLRSIAARESAAQASSYRFTAESIAHAFVVGETEQSILEFLSAISLTGIPQPLSYLVAQTAQRHGLVRVSTDGETGRTRIESTDQHLIEAMAVDQSLRPLALTMHVDSLTTRVGRETVYWALTDARYPATLIGTAGEIPVRERHPAPPATAADSGVDVVTLIARLRAHQGPDADAAWLDRELEAAVRARAVLQVTVGMPDGSRRELLLEATGIGGGRLRGRDRAADVERTLPVSSILAATIVTP, from the coding sequence ATGAGCACTCACGCGAGACCGCTGGCGGATTGGCTGGCCGCGGCGAGCGATGACGAGCTGCTCCACCTCCTCACCACGCGCGGCGTGCGGCCGGAGGTCGCCTGGCAGGATCTCTTCGATGCTGCTGAGGCCCTGCTCGATCCCGTGTCACTCGGCCGAGTCCTCCCGCTCCTGACCGCATCGGAGGCGACCGCGCTCCTCCGCGCGGCTGCCGGCGAGGATCCCGGCCCCGAGCGCGAGCCCCTGATCGCCCTCGCGCTGCTCCGCCCCGACGGCACCCCCTACGCCCCGGTCGCCGCCGTGATCGCCGGCCGGACAGTGTCGGATCCTCCCGCAGCCGCAGCCGCGACCCCGGCGACCGAGAGCGCATCGGCGCACGCGGCCGAGCGGGCGTTCACCACCGTCGCGGTCCTCGCAGATCTCCTGCTGGTCGCCCGCGAGACGCCGTTCGCTCTGCTCACCGGCGGCAGTATCAGCGCGGGAGAGAAGCGGCAGCTCACCGAGGCCGGCATCCCCGCCGAGATCGTCGACCCGCTGGTGGCGATCGCCGTCCATGCGGGCCTCGCCGTCGCCGTGGAACGCCGCCTCCGCGCGACCACCGCCGCGGAACCCTGGCTGCGTTCCTCGGTCGCTGACCGCTGGGCGATACTCGCGACGTCGTTCCGGGACTCGCTGCCACGCGGCGTGCGCTCGGCCGATGGCGGATGGATCCCCGCCGAGGAGTGGCCGTCGGCGCATCCGTGGGATCCGTCGTGGCCGGATCGCTCTCGGATGCTGCGCGAGGCCGCACGACTCCTCGGCCTGATCACCGAGGACGGCACCGAGCCCGCCTGGGCCGTCGCGCTCCGGCGCGGGGAGCCCGCCGACCCGACCGCCCTCGTCCAGCTGCTCCCCGCCGAGGTCGACCGGATCTTCCTCCAGAACGATCTCACCGCCATCGCCCCGGGGCCGCTGGAACCGGCAGCGGACGTGCGTCTGCGCTCGATCGCCGCCCGCGAATCCGCTGCCCAGGCGTCGTCGTATCGCTTCACCGCCGAATCCATCGCGCACGCGTTCGTCGTGGGCGAGACCGAGCAGTCGATCCTCGAGTTCCTGAGCGCGATCTCGCTCACCGGCATCCCGCAGCCGTTGAGCTACCTGGTCGCCCAGACCGCGCAGCGGCACGGGCTCGTCCGCGTCTCGACCGACGGGGAGACCGGACGCACCCGGATCGAGAGCACCGACCAGCATCTGATCGAGGCGATGGCCGTCGACCAGTCGCTGCGTCCGCTGGCGCTCACCATGCACGTCGACAGCCTCACGACGCGCGTCGGCCGCGAGACCGTGTACTGGGCGCTCACCGACGCCAGGTACCCGGCGACGCTCATCGGGACCGCCGGCGAGATCCCCGTCCGGGAGCGGCATCCCGCTCCCCCCGCGACGGCGGCTGACTCCGGAGTCGACGTCGTGACCCTGATCGCCCGGCTTCGCGCGCACCAGGGGCCGGATGCCGATGCGGCATGGCTCGACCGCGAGCTCGAAGCCGCGGTGCGCGCGCGGGCCGTGCTCCAGGTCACCGTCGGGATGCCGGACGGGTCGCGGCGCGAGCTGCTGCTGGAGGCCACCGGCATCGGTGGCGGACGGCTCCGCGGACGCGACCGAGCGGCCGATGTCGAGCGGACCCTCCCGGTGTCCAGCATCCTCGCAGCCACGATCGTGACGCCATAG
- a CDS encoding multidrug ABC transporter ATPase, with protein sequence MSTQNTEPEVPVRRLDNILAFTALGIGAASVICFFAIIIGTAVGMDQSAFGEGVWPLIAAIPFWGLPLAFVMIITLLVMTFIRKGRAASRP encoded by the coding sequence ATGAGCACGCAGAACACCGAACCGGAGGTTCCCGTCCGCCGGCTGGACAACATCCTCGCGTTCACCGCGCTCGGAATCGGCGCGGCATCCGTGATCTGCTTCTTCGCCATCATCATCGGCACGGCCGTGGGCATGGACCAGTCCGCGTTCGGAGAGGGCGTCTGGCCGCTCATCGCCGCGATCCCCTTCTGGGGTCTGCCGCTCGCCTTCGTGATGATCATCACGCTGCTCGTGATGACCTTCATCCGAAAGGGCCGCGCGGCTTCGCGTCCCTGA
- a CDS encoding cold-shock protein, with product MPTGKVRFYDEDKGFGFIASDDGQDVFLHASAMPTGAVVKAGARVEFGVADGKRGLQALSVRVLEAPPSLSKAKRIPADDMAIIVEDLVKLLDTIGGDLRRGRYPSSGHGRKIAAVLRKVADDLEA from the coding sequence ATGCCCACCGGCAAGGTCAGGTTCTACGACGAAGACAAGGGCTTCGGCTTCATCGCCAGCGATGACGGCCAGGACGTCTTCCTGCACGCCTCGGCGATGCCCACGGGTGCCGTCGTGAAGGCGGGCGCACGCGTGGAGTTCGGAGTGGCAGACGGCAAGCGCGGTCTTCAGGCGCTGTCGGTGCGCGTGCTCGAAGCGCCGCCGAGCCTCTCGAAGGCGAAGCGCATCCCCGCCGACGATATGGCGATCATCGTCGAAGACCTCGTCAAGCTCCTCGACACCATCGGCGGCGATCTGCGTCGCGGTCGATACCCGTCATCCGGTCACGGCCGCAAGATCGCGGCCGTGCTGCGCAAGGTCGCTGATGACCTCGAAGCCTGA
- a CDS encoding DUF3027 domain-containing protein, whose protein sequence is MTSKPDADARLLDAHDLALDALREITPASSIGPAAGYLLEDDGSVSLRFQNRLPGYPGWYWTVTVARVDDADPTVLEVELMPGDGALLAPEWVPWAERLADYRAHQVELAEQAAATAEDGTADPAEDAVDGELVDEDDLDDDDDDLDDDDLDDDDDIDDDRPSVVLHAGDVDGVDIDELDETAVDVDEDEDEDEDDDVDDEDADDDLIEDDEE, encoded by the coding sequence ATGACCTCGAAGCCTGACGCCGACGCGCGTCTCCTCGACGCCCACGATCTCGCGCTCGATGCTCTGCGCGAGATCACTCCGGCGTCGTCCATCGGACCGGCCGCCGGCTATCTCCTCGAGGACGACGGCTCGGTCTCCCTGCGCTTCCAGAACCGGCTGCCGGGATATCCCGGCTGGTACTGGACGGTGACGGTCGCACGCGTCGACGACGCCGACCCCACCGTGCTCGAGGTGGAGCTCATGCCCGGTGACGGCGCGCTCCTCGCCCCCGAGTGGGTGCCCTGGGCCGAGCGCCTCGCGGACTACCGGGCGCACCAGGTCGAGCTCGCGGAGCAGGCGGCGGCCACGGCCGAGGACGGCACCGCGGACCCTGCCGAGGACGCCGTCGACGGTGAACTCGTCGATGAGGACGACCTCGACGACGACGACGATGACCTCGATGACGACGACCTCGATGATGACGATGACATCGATGACGACCGTCCGTCCGTCGTGCTGCACGCTGGTGACGTGGACGGTGTCGACATCGACGAACTCGATGAGACCGCGGTCGACGTCGACGAGGACGAGGACGAGGACGAGGACGACGACGTCGACGACGAGGATGCCGACGACGACCTCATCGAGGACGACGAGGAGTGA
- the serC gene encoding phosphoserine transaminase translates to MAIEIPGDLLPADGRFGCGPSKVRPAQLEALLASGATILGTSHRQAPVKNLVGSVREQLAALFRVPEGYEILMGNGGSTAFWDAAAFGLIERRSQNLVFGEFGGKFAAAAAAPWLETPDVRKSEPGSRATAEIVEGIDVYAWPHNETSTGVAAPVDRVHSDGALTVIDATSAAGGIDFDVSQADLYYFAPQKNLGSDGGLWFGAASPAAIERIERIAASDRYIPEFLSLKNAVDNSRLNQTLNTPALTTLHLLDSQLRWILDNGGLAWAGARTAESSGVLYDWADSSSVATPFVADVAHRSPVVVTIDFDESIDAAAIAKTLRANGIVDTEPYRKLGRNQLRVATFVSIEPDDVRRLTRSLDYVLEHLGA, encoded by the coding sequence ATGGCGATCGAGATTCCCGGTGACCTCCTGCCCGCTGACGGCCGCTTCGGCTGCGGCCCCTCGAAGGTGCGCCCGGCGCAGCTCGAGGCGCTTCTCGCGTCGGGGGCGACGATCCTGGGCACCTCGCACCGCCAGGCTCCCGTGAAGAACCTCGTGGGCAGCGTGCGCGAGCAGCTCGCCGCGTTGTTCCGCGTGCCGGAGGGATACGAGATCCTGATGGGCAACGGCGGCTCGACGGCGTTCTGGGACGCCGCGGCCTTCGGCCTGATCGAGCGCCGCAGCCAGAACCTCGTGTTCGGCGAATTCGGGGGCAAGTTCGCTGCGGCGGCAGCCGCCCCGTGGCTCGAGACCCCCGACGTGCGCAAGTCCGAGCCCGGTTCTCGCGCCACCGCCGAGATCGTCGAGGGCATCGACGTCTACGCCTGGCCGCACAACGAGACCTCGACCGGTGTCGCCGCCCCAGTCGATCGCGTGCACTCCGACGGCGCGCTGACGGTCATCGACGCGACGAGCGCCGCCGGCGGCATCGACTTCGACGTGAGCCAGGCCGACCTCTACTACTTCGCGCCGCAGAAGAACCTCGGTTCCGACGGCGGGCTCTGGTTCGGCGCCGCGTCGCCGGCCGCGATCGAGCGGATCGAACGGATCGCCGCATCCGACCGCTACATCCCCGAGTTCCTCAGCCTGAAGAACGCGGTCGACAACTCACGCCTCAACCAGACCCTCAACACCCCGGCGCTGACGACGCTGCATCTGCTCGACAGCCAACTGCGCTGGATCCTCGACAACGGCGGACTGGCCTGGGCGGGCGCGCGCACCGCGGAGTCATCGGGCGTCCTGTACGACTGGGCCGACTCCTCGTCAGTGGCGACGCCCTTCGTGGCCGACGTCGCGCACCGGTCGCCGGTCGTCGTGACCATCGACTTCGACGAGAGCATCGACGCCGCCGCGATCGCCAAGACGCTGCGCGCCAACGGCATCGTCGACACCGAGCCGTACCGCAAGCTCGGTCGCAACCAGTTGCGCGTGGCGACTTTCGTCTCGATCGAGCCGGACGACGTACGCCGGCTGACCCGCTCGCTCGACTACGTGCTGGAGCACCTGGGCGCCTGA